Genomic window (Sphaeramia orbicularis unplaced genomic scaffold, fSphaOr1.1, whole genome shotgun sequence):
TTActattttatttggacaaatattgtctCAGAGCAGTCTGGGTGAGTTTATTATATTATTCAAACAAAATCTAAGTTGCTTTGAATTTGaaaaacaaattattcaagaaaaaaaaaaaaagtattgatacaatattgatgttttgtCAAAACATTAGAAATTGAACACTGGTACAATGGAGGTTATGGTCCTAAAGGGAACTGAGGTTTTTATGGTCCTCTAAACGGGGACTGGAAGTTTATGGTCCTCTAAAGGGGGTCCACGGACACAGGACTGAGACCCAGTGAATCAAATGTTCCTTCAGATGATGAATCCATTGGGTGTGCATCATCATTGCTTTTGCTcttcttttttttagtttagtgacCTGTTTTGAAACACATATTAATAACTTTGTGATCTGGACCCTTTTCATTCATCTTTAGATATTAAATTTATATTAAGTGTCCCAGTGCCATCCCATTCTGTCAGTTTTGGAGGTAGTGAATGTCAAACAGGACGTACCCCAGTCATCAGAGTAAAAGCCCTCGGTGCAGTTGATGCAGCTGTAACAGCAGGACACGTTCACTATCTTCTTGCTCGTGCCAGGGCCAACAGCGCTCTGAGCATCTGGAACTCAGGGACCTGTTCGAGGGAAACCAGGGAGTTCATGTCGGTTTGACTAAATGTGTTCTTCACTTATACTGACCATTAAGGCCATATGAGATCAAATGCGCATCAGTATGTTCTACTTCAGGGTTAGACGTTCTACACCTAGCCCTCTGGGTTCGAACTTGCAGGATCTTTGACTTTTCATTGTCATGTTCCCTGTCAGTTTGGTTTTCCATGGTCCATTCCATATTTGATCATGTACAACGGGTTCAAACACTCTTTTACATGTATGTTATCTTGTGTGTGAAGTGTGTGACGGTAATTTTACCGTAAAATTGGTTGTTGAATGCCAGGTAACTTACATCAAGTTCAATTTGTTCATCAAGAGCATAGTATCGTCCCTTCTTTTCAATTTTCCTGTGCTCTCCATCCTTTGTCACATTAGCATATCTACCCGTTGACAAAATCACCACTTTCGTCAAAGAAGAAACTTTGCTTCTCATACTCAAACTTGACTttcttcagttcttcaaggagctgaaacagaaaaaagacaaaggacAGAGCTGGacattgaattttcttttaaaaataaagttggaaATGCAAcattgatatttactaaataactgtaaaacataaacaaattCCAAAAGCAAACTGAGCTCCACTCTCACCTTCCATGGAGGGAAGTTCTTTTTCTCCAGAGCATGAAGAACTGTTGCATTTGAGTAGGTTTTTAAGAGCATTAGCAGTCGCCCACACTGCGACTCTTTCAAGGAAGGCTTCACTGGTGTCCAGAGCCTTTACTAGATAGTCATCATTTTGCTTTTGAGGATCACTGAAACTGCATGCCTGGTCGGATTTGATTTTCAGGACATCAGGGAGGGACAATAGGATGGAGGTTTGCTTGAGAAACACTCTGGGGTGCAGTTGAATCTCAGGTTCTTGTATTCTTCAATGAAGCGGTTGTATCCACCTGGGGTGGCTCTAAGGTTCTTCAGGTAGTTATCAAATGATTCACTGTGgcctgaaacaaaactgaagccCAAAATTCCCCAACCCTGTTTATTCCATCCATACGGCTATGGACCAATTTATTGACCAGCTGTCACTGGCAATCCAGGTCTTTGATGTGTTGGTCCGAATCATTTCCTTAAAGAGGAGATCCACCAACTCTGCCCTGACCATGACTAGTACCACTTGGGCAGTGGAATTCCGAATTTTCTCAGCAACCTGCCTGACATGTAGCATGCTGTGTTCATGGTCAAAGTAATAGGGCAACACTTCCTGGTAAGCCAGGCACACGCCGTGGCCTCTGCATCCCTTACAAAAACTGCGGAACCTGCTTTACCGTAGTCGTCATCCCCGGTACACGACCCCCACCCAGTTCCAGGAAAAGTGAGCCATCAGTTTGGCCAGAGCTTTAGTCTGATGTTTGTCACTGGGAATAGTTCGCAGGAACACCGGGTAGCGCTGCTTATCACTCAGAAACTGGGAAGATGATGTGCTGCTCATCTGAAAAGAAGTACAAGTACatatactaataaaataaatacaccaaACAAACAGAGCAGTGAATGGAGGATATGGTTACATTTAAGGATAAACAATGTCATAGACATTACAGTAACTGCTTTAGAATCAAAGGATTGAGTCACTTTTCTTGTAATTACTGAACTGAATCATTTGAACTGTCTCATAACTCTGCTGATCTGTACAATATACACTTCCGTTTATGCAAACAGAGGTGTTTGACCCATCAAACACCCCTCTGTCTTGACTTTCCTCAACAAATTGCTCATAATTAAATGTGTAGACCAGGTATGAAACAAAGACCGTCAGGCTGCCTTCAATAGGTGTTTGATACTTACTAATGGAATCATGTAAACACTCAGCAGTTTGGCAACAGCGATGGACACCTCCGAGTACCGAGCTCCTAAAACAATCTTTACTTTGGGTCTGAAGTCAGTGTAGTCGCACTGCACATTGACAGAGCCGTTGACCGCTAGCATGCGCCCCACGTTCTGTAAGGCTTTGCTAGCATGACAGCATGTGTCACACATGACATATCCGAGACGCAGCCCTGGAAGGACACCAGCTGCATTCACTTCCTCTATGGCATGAATTGTTGCCAGGGATCTCATGAAGGACaccaaataaaaactgaaaacacaatGTCAACAGACATTACCTTCTCAACAGTAGATGAAGTAcaaacatatatatgtgtgtgtgtgtgtgtgtgtgtgtatgtgtgtgtgtgtgtaaatcataTTTTGGCTGAAAAGACAGTGTTTGGCCTTAAATACTATGGCCATGTCAAAAACATTGACAGAACATTTGCTCGTTTGACCTTATAGTGAATCTTTGTTGATTTGACAGTGTCTCATCGTGAAATCAGTCACATGGACAAACAACAGTATGATCAGTACCTTGGTGCTTAATTTActttttgatgtatttatttttacatttttcttaattacttttaatttacttttatctATTGGTTTAATAAAAGTAATATAATATATGGGAGATGAGAGACAGCGCTAacagtttttttgggtttttttttttgcaatgttcCCCTTAAAGTGAAAACATTCATAAAGAGGTTTGAAAGGTGGgctacgagatcttagaaaaacagttcaagcagCTAcactttgaaaatactcagttctaAAGTCCAAACCCCATtcttcagaccccccccccccacacacacacacacacacacacctatgtgactaataTTAATTTACTACTGATTTTTGTTCGTGACAGACCAGCTGGTGTACTTTCCATCCTAACATAACTCATATGgcaaatataactaatataactaatatggcAAATATAACTAATAAAACTAATATGACAAATATAACTAATATGAGAAATATAAGTAATATGACTAATATGACAAATATAACTATTAAAACTAATATGACAAATTTAACTAATATAGCAGTATGTGAGGATGGGTGAGCATACATCTGGATATCTGGACATTGCTTGTGGGGTCCCTCAGGGTTCAATATTGGGGCCcaaattgtttattttatatataaatgatATATTCAATGTATCTAAAGCtttaaaattaatattatttgcagatgataccaatatattctattctaatgataattataataaactgGTGGATATGATAAATAATGAATTAACCAAAATAAAATTATGGATGGACATGAATAAATTATCACTAAACAAGACTAAGGCATTGTTGTTTggcaatataaaaaaacaaacaaaactcagaATTACGCATATGCATAGATAGCGTTCCGTTAGAAATAGTGTCAGAACACACATTTTTAGGTATAATTATTGACAATAAATTAAGCTGGAAATCACACATCAGATTCATCCAAACAAAATTATCCAAAAGCATTTCCATCATTAACAAAGCTAAACACGTCCTGCATTATAAGGCACTCTATATATTGTATTGTTGTCTGGTCCTGCCATACCTAACCTACTGCATAGAATTATGGGGCAATAACTATAAAACTACTCTATACCCTCTCTTCATATTACAAAAACATGCAGTCAGAGTCTTACATAAAGTTGGCTATTTGGATCatactcatttattattcttgcagtcaaaactattaaaagtctatgatttggtaaatttttacacagctcaacttctatataaagccaataaaaatcaactaccagccaacatacaaaaactatttgcccatagagaggggggctataacctgaggggatgtgggaatttcaaagtcccagcagtcaggacatccaggaaaagtttgtgtgtgtcagtgtgtggggtcaggctttggaatgggttggggaCAGACCTCAAGTAGTgtccaaatattcaaaaattcaaaaaaaaaaaaaaaaaagtacaaagaaatgttatgttcacaatatctggctcaaggaagggtgtgatcattaattggattgtcaggttgttctattgtatggtgtgtgtgtgtgtatataaacatgggggtgcagacgtgTGTGTACAGCGGTAGACATAAGCTGGTGTGTATTGACTGTATATGGGTATGTATGgtctgtatgtgactgtatgtctgtatgtatgtctgtatgtgactgtatgtgtgtatgtagatgtgtatgtgactgtatgtgtgtatgtatatgtgtatgtgactgtataagtgtatgtagaagtgtttgtagataatcacaatcttatgttgtattatcaagtgattaagcactaacagtctgaggactggaattaaggggtaggactggataagcagtggcttctt
Coding sequences:
- the LOC115415747 gene encoding G-protein coupled receptor family C group 6 member A-like encodes the protein MQLAHLCILLQTLAVMTANIAPLVRGCDCGAHSPGDVIIGMMFPSHHKVTALDERNQPESYQCSDFYLVSFMRSLATIHAIEEVNAAGVLPGLRLGYVMCDTCCHASKALQNVGRMLAVNGSVNVQCDYTDFRPKVKIVLGARYSEVSIAVAKLLSVYMIPLMSSTSSSQFLSDKQRYPVFLRTIPSDKHQTKALAKLMAHFSWNWVGVVYRG